A single genomic interval of Streptomyces graminofaciens harbors:
- a CDS encoding class I SAM-dependent methyltransferase, which translates to MLDYDKEAVEYDALRGGEPRAEAAAEAVLELVPEATRSLLDVACGTGIVTRRFAAARQGTRVTGVDLTHGMASRAAARLPGAIVLADSRRLPFRDGEFDAVTSVWLLHLLAGPEDVRAAVGECARVLRPGGVYVTTVDKAASHNVGSDIDAVLAPRPRLTPLDAAATVEAYAAEHGLAPAGRTRFRGRGQGRSPRRALTDLRRGWFVTLPPGHPLADGFAARLEALPDQDRPRPDPEFELRAFRKS; encoded by the coding sequence GTGCTGGACTACGACAAGGAGGCGGTCGAGTACGACGCCCTGCGCGGCGGCGAGCCCCGGGCCGAGGCCGCCGCCGAGGCCGTGCTCGAACTCGTCCCCGAGGCCACCCGCAGCCTCCTCGACGTGGCCTGCGGCACCGGCATCGTCACCCGCCGGTTTGCCGCCGCACGACAGGGGACGCGGGTGACCGGCGTCGACCTGACGCACGGGATGGCGAGCCGGGCCGCCGCCCGGCTGCCGGGCGCGATCGTGCTCGCCGACAGCCGCCGACTCCCCTTCCGGGACGGCGAGTTCGACGCGGTCACCAGCGTCTGGCTGCTGCATCTGCTCGCCGGACCCGAGGACGTCCGGGCCGCCGTCGGCGAGTGCGCGCGGGTGCTGCGCCCGGGCGGCGTCTACGTCACCACCGTCGACAAGGCCGCCTCCCACAATGTCGGCAGCGACATCGACGCGGTTCTCGCCCCGCGCCCACGCCTGACGCCCCTGGACGCGGCGGCGACCGTCGAGGCGTACGCCGCCGAGCACGGCCTCGCCCCGGCGGGCCGAACCCGCTTCCGGGGGCGCGGCCAGGGCCGCAGCCCCCGCCGCGCCCTCACCGACCTGCGACGCGGCTGGTTCGTCACGCTCCCGCCCGGCCATCCGCTGGCCGACGGTTTCGCGGCCCGCCTCGAGGCCCTCCCCGACCAGGACCGTCCGCGCCCGGACCCGGAGTTCGAGCTGCGGGCGTTCCGCAAGAGCTGA
- a CDS encoding 4a-hydroxytetrahydrobiopterin dehydratase encodes MPVEPLSPKEIQDRLAELPGWSLDGDRIARSYRLASHLAATALVVHIAQVQEELGHHSDLTLGYNTVSLTVNTHSAGGAVTEQDFELARRVQALAPGHGAS; translated from the coding sequence ATGCCTGTCGAACCCTTGTCGCCGAAGGAGATCCAGGACCGGCTCGCGGAGCTGCCCGGCTGGTCGCTCGACGGGGACCGGATCGCCCGTTCCTACCGGCTCGCCTCGCACCTCGCGGCGACCGCGCTGGTGGTGCACATCGCCCAGGTGCAGGAGGAACTCGGCCACCACTCCGACCTCACCCTCGGCTACAACACCGTCTCGCTCACCGTGAACACCCACAGCGCGGGCGGCGCGGTCACCGAGCAGGACTTCGAGCTGGCCCGCAGGGTTCAGGCGCTCGCGCCCGGCCACGGGGCGAGCTGA